The following coding sequences lie in one Heliangelus exortis chromosome 6, bHelExo1.hap1, whole genome shotgun sequence genomic window:
- the ICOS gene encoding inducible T-cell costimulator, which yields MKSVAVTFCVLCFQFEALYGTDSCSLRPCKNTDQLHISDSQVTVELENGNFKFTFPSPKNVSEFSMTLFKGREKKEICALHLSKEKVVPKSNVTYCQTEYSNSSTTFILKNLEKQHIDTYTYCLEMFLPPPYRDCRLKETYLYIQDKEDCISMGVMSWIIMGLIMFALISFVCCVVACCLRNKDQQCESSSHEYNSEYMPMAAVNAAKKPRI from the exons ATGAAGTCAGTTGCTGTAACTTTTTGTGTCCTCTGCTTTCAGTTTGAAGCCCTGTATG gaactgATAGCTGCTCATTGAGACCATGCAAAAATACAG ATCAGCTTCACATCTCTGACTCCCAGGTGACGGTGGAGTTGGAAAATGGAAACTTCAAGTTCACATTCCCCAGCCCCAAAAATGTGAGTGAGTTCAGCATGACCCTCTTCAAAGGGCGTGAAAAGAAGGAGATCTGTGCACTCCATCTGAGCAAGGAGAAAGTTGTTCCCAAGAGTAATGTCACCTACTGTCAAACAGAGTATTCAAATAGCAGCACCACTTTCATTcttaaaaatctggaaaaacaGCATATTGACACTTACACCTACTGCCTGGAGATGTTCTTACCCCCTCCCTATAGAGACTGCCGGTTGAAAGAAACCTATTTGTACATCCAAG ACAAGGAAGACTGCATTTCAATGGGAGTCATGTCATGGATAATTATGGGCCTGATCATGTTTGCCTTGATTTCCTTTGTCTGCTGTGTTGTAGCTTGTTGCTTAAGGAACAAG gaTCAGCAGTGTGAATCCAGCTCCCATGAGTACAACAGTGAATACATGCCCATGGCAGCAGTGAATGCAGCTAAAAAACCAAGAATCTGA